The Chloroflexota bacterium sequence TTCCTGTGTTGGAAACCGAGCGTTTAGTGTTACGCCAGCCCTTGCCAACCGACCGTGATGCAGTCTTTGCGATTATGGCTGATCCACAGGTGATTCGCTATTTCGGCCAATTGCCGATGGAATCGCCGGAACAAGCCGAACGCCGTTTGCACAACATTAGCCAATCGTTTGAGCAAAAAATCGGTGTGCGCTGGGCGATAACCCTGCGTGAAACCGGCGAATGGCTTGGCTCAGGTGGTTTTTGGCGTTTTATGAGCGAACATGCCCGAGCCGAAATTGGCTACGAATTGGCCCCAGCGTGGTGGGGCAAAGGTATTATGGTCGAGGCATTGCAGGCCATGCTCCAATTTGGCTTTGCAATCCTCAACTTACATAGCATCGAGGCGCAGATTCATCCACTTAATCATGGTTCGCGGCGGGTGCTCGAAAAACTTGGCTTTCACCAGGAAGGGCTGCTACGCGAAAACTACTTCGATTTAGTTGAGCAACGTTTTACCGATACCGCAGTGTTTGGCTTGTTGGGAGCTGATTGGCGCTTACAGCATGGTTTAAAAGATTAAGCTCAGTTAAACCAAAGCTTTGACTTTTTATCTCCGCTACGGTAGCATAACCTGCGATTGAAACCCATGGAGGTTCTTACAGATGCGCAAACAAATTTTGGCTAGTCTCTTAGTTTTGGCAATCTTAGCTGGTTGTTCAACCACGGGTTCGGCCCCAACCACCGCTCCGGTGGTAAGCCAACCAACCAGCGCCGCTCCGGCTACAACTCCTGCGGCCTACCCAACCACGGGCGAGGGCAATGTGGTCGGCGAACCGACCCTGGAGCCAGCCCAATACCCAGTGCCACAAGCCTATCCGGCTCCAACTCCCTAGGTTGCACGGGCTTGGTGGTAGTGATATACTGTAACCAGAATGAAGTACACAGACCGAAACGTGGGTGTCCCCCACGTTTCTTCTTGTCAGCAATGTTAACCAACGCAGGGTGGCTCGATCAAAGCAGGTATTATGCTGATGCCTGACCCACTGCACCCCCTAAGCGAGGCTAGATATGAAAAGTGATTTTTACGCAGCTATTTCACAGATTGCCGCTGAACGTGGCATTCCCCGCGAGTCGGTGCAGGATGTTGTCGAACAAGCCTTAATTTCGGCCTATCGGCGCTATTTGGGCAGTAATCCACCACCAGTTGACGTTAAGATTGAATTAGAGCCAAATACTGGGCGGATTCGGGTTTATGCTGAAAAGCAAGTTGTTGATGAAGTGATGGATGATCGCTTCGAAATTGACATTGAAGATGCCCGTAACGTTCGCGCCGATGTTGAAATTGGCGAAACGGTTTATGTGGAAAGCACGCCCGACGATTTTGGCCGGATTGCCGCCCAAACCGCCAAACAAGTGGTGTTGCAACGGATCAAAGAAGTTGAACGCGACCATATCTATGGCGAATACTTTGATCGCGAAGGCGAAATTGTCACTGCCACCGTGCAGCGCACCGCCAAAGGCAACGTAATTTTAGAAGTTGGGCGAGCCGAAGCGATTTTGCCCCAAAAAGAGCAAATTAGCCACGACAACTATCGCCATGGCCAGCGGCTCAAAGTCTATTTGAT is a genomic window containing:
- a CDS encoding GNAT family N-acetyltransferase, translating into MLDLARALAQFPVLETERLVLRQPLPTDRDAVFAIMADPQVIRYFGQLPMESPEQAERRLHNISQSFEQKIGVRWAITLRETGEWLGSGGFWRFMSEHARAEIGYELAPAWWGKGIMVEALQAMLQFGFAILNLHSIEAQIHPLNHGSRRVLEKLGFHQEGLLRENYFDLVEQRFTDTAVFGLLGADWRLQHGLKD